AATCATATTCAATAATCTGATGAAATATTCTACCATTTGGGTCCATCACAGCTATTGAATCAGGTAATGGTTTAGGGACATTGATCTCCACAAGCATTCTTGCAAATGTGACTCTAGTTTGCTTAGTAGTACATTCATCCGCATACATGGGTGTGCCCAAGCCACTAGCAATTCGACTAAGCAATTTCAGTTGGGTATTCATTATCAAAATCAAAATCTGGGCACCAAGGTTTAAGTATGAGGGGTCGATTAGTAATAGAGTATGGCCCAGAGTACAAGATGTCTTGCATATCATGAATATCCTGGAATTTGATGATGTAGTACCCTTCCTCACGTAAAAACACCATTGGTTGAGCAATAGAATTCCAATTTTGTTCAATATACCTAGACATAGCATTGTTGCTGGGTGTATCTCCAATAACATAAGCAATTAGGGCACTCTTCCATTTAGCTATCCCCTTATCAACCTCATCCCTATCAAGTTGAACAACGACTTGACCAACTATAATTTGGGGAGGGATGTAGGATAGAGCCATACCATTTTTTGCAGCCCTATTGTTAGCAAACAGATTTACCCATGGTTGCTTATGTTCAGTTTCTTCGTCAGGCCCAATTTATGCCGTCACCACTGTTTCATTATTCTGTTGGTTCCCTTCTTCAGTCACAGGTTCACATGGGGTTACTGGACTCTTAGCAGCACTTAAAGATGCCAGAAACGTATCAGGTGCTACCACAGAGGTTGAACTTCCGACATTTAGGCTCCCGTGCTGACTCAAAAGCACTGGAGTTAGGGTTTCGTGTAAGCTATCGCGATTCTGCTGGATCCGAGCTCCCACTGCACTGCCGAAGGATACAATGGGTTCCTTTCGCAGTCTACCGCAACCACGACCTTGTCTTTGTCCTCGTCCTTTTCCTCTCGCCATAGCTGATTCACGACGATGCACGTTTAGCTATCATGCGCCGAGAGTGTCAGGAGAGAGAAAATTCAAAGTATCTTACAATTTGTTACAAATTCATAAAAGTATCATTCGACATATAATGTTATTGAACTTAAATAAGAATCTATAAATACctattattaaaaaataattattataatataaaaatgtattacatAAATTGAGGATTGAAAAAACAAGGGTGAAATAATCATTGCATAAGATAAAAGGGGGAGAATGTCTGTTGTTAAAAGTTAAGGGAgaagtttgatttttaaaacaaagttgagggatgaaaatgattttcacccttaGTTATTAAGGGTTAATAACATAACTGTGcaacattttaaaaatatatactatTTCCTAGCACAGTTACTTAATTTACATATATGTCAATGTATTTATTCTTAAACCTAATATCCTCGTCATCTAAGCCAGCGAAAAGTTAGGCACCTTAAATATCCCAACAACTTTGCCCCGATTTCATGCACTATGATTTATCTTTCTCTCGCTTCTAAAGAATTTTGTTCATTAGCATAAATGAGTATTTTATTAGTAATGGTAATAGTACTTTCCTTCTCTTCACTCAACTTTCTCTCTTCTCATTCAACTTTCTCtttaattatgatatattttacctatttattattatcattataattGTACTCATAATATTATTGGTATAATTAGTACTACGCATTGTTATAATTATATTCATATTATTATTGATATAATTAGtaatatatatcattatactcataatattatTGGTATAATTAGCATTATTATAATAATACTCATATTACTATGAAGCTCGAGATGGAGACTGAACAATATAATCAACAGATGAAATATGAGAATGACATGAAGAATTTGATCatcattatactcataatattatTGGTATAATTAGCATTATTATAATTATACTCATATTATTATTGGTATAATTAGtaatatatatcattatactcataatattatTGGTATAATTAATATTGTACCTATTATAATCAAAATATTACTGGTATAATTAGTAATATACATTTTTATTATTATAGTCATATTATTTACTGGTATAATTATTAGTATACATTATTAAACTCATAATATTGGTGGTATAATTAGTAATATACATTATTATAGTTAAACTCACATTATTACACTTATAACATTACTGGTATAATTATTAGATACattattatactcataatattacTCATATATCAGTAATATACATTAGATTTGCatataacaaaattcataggtcAATAGCATATAAAGTTAGGAATAAATGACGATTATACGGTGTAACCATGGGGGAGTATAAATCAAGTATCAAAAAATGAGGGAGTATaggttgaagaagagagagaagtGAGAAAATGGGAGTGTATTTGATTatagaaaagagagagagaagtgaGGAAAGGGGGATTATTTGTTAAGGAAGATAAAGAAATGATACTAAAGAGAGAGAAAGAATAGGATTGAATCCCTATTTTAGTGGGATTATCAATTATACGATTATTTTATGAATATGTcataaatataataaaagttgCTCTTTTGAAGAGTTTTAAAAGTGATGCTATTTATGTGCCTAGCTCTAAGACGGTGATTTTTAGTGTAATTTTCTCTCATTAATTCAGCTCAGTTTGACACGTTCAATCCAGCCCATCTAAAAGTAAAGTTGGGCTGATATTGATCCAgagaaatcttgtcaaaatattttctaaaaaaacTTAGTTTGTTTCATATTGTATATATAGAcataataaagaaagaaaattatttttgtttggTAACCAAATAActataagaaaacaaataaaaaCAATTAAAATTTGGCTAGAGCTGGACAGGTTGAGTTGTGACCCATTGTTAGCCCATTTTATCAGCTCATCTCAACAAGTAACCTTAGACAGATTAATGACCTGCTCGTTTAGTAACTCAACTCATTTTGATTCACCCAAATTCAGTTCAAATCTGCTTATTTGAGACGTATAATTACCAATAATAACTAGTGATGATGGTAAGCAATACTGATTAATGATGGTGGTTGATAACGGTAGTTGATATCCATTGATAACGGGGTGGATAGATGAAGGCGCAAGGTGTCTTGAGTTGAATGCCCCGCATATCTAGATCGAGGAGAATCCTCAATGTTTGCTTTTTTAAAATATTGAGCCCAAGTTTTATGCATACAACAAGTATATCGGTATATTATGTAGTATACCGTAATTATTATTGAATCGTGATATATTGCGAGTATTGGTATATCAAATGATATTCAAAATATACATCATATATACCAcgaaaattctaaaaaaaaaaaaacaaaggagtACGCCCCATTGAAAAACCTCAACTTGTAAATTCTTCAACACTATGATGAAAATAAAATTTGGACGAGTAAATTAAGCGTACAATTTGACTCTTATCAGGATTTGGTGGGAgaagaactttttttttaatctcgTGGTTCTAAATAAAAAACTTTGCTTTGCTTCAATCTTATTAAAATCGAGGAAAAGGAGACAGAGAAGAAAAGAACAAAAGAGATTGGggaggggtttttttttttttttttgcgtgggtgagggggggagggggggaggtaGAGGGTTGGTCATTGAGGTCAAGAAAGACAAAAGTAGTTTAATTTGAGTGAAAAACGGCAAAGAGTCAGTGGGCGTTCGGATGTTAGTAACTGATTTTGTTTGGTTTTTAACTTGCATTGGCATCGGATTTTGTTGTGTCATTGTTCACATTTTTTGTTCAACTGTTTTATTACGTCACTTGTCAATAATTGGCATTAAACTCCTTtgtattttctattaattttcaaTGGGGCGTACACATGGGGCGTACTCCTTTGTTTCACCCTTGACTAAAGGGTTTCGAATTCGAGCCTtaagaaaattaatagaaaatttCTTGATAGGAGCGGTTTAACCGTTTTGTACAAGTGCATGTTAATGTGCTGTGTGTCATACGATATAGATTCTACACTATTAAATATACATAAAAGACTCCGATCCACCTGGATTTTCCTTGCTACATTAAATTTTAGTTCACCTCATGCAGGTTTAATCCTTCTCACAAGCTTGTTTTTCTGATGGGATCTAATTCTGTGGACCGACTTGCAGATGGTTGGTCTTTCTCTCCAGGAGAAATATTGATATTCTGTATGTGAGCTACCAGATTGGCAGAACATGTTACATGAATTAAGTTTCTGCATGCATGTTCCAGTGGTTATAGCTAATAAAATCTGCAACTTTAATTTAGCATGATCTGTTACCCTGTTGGACCACCATATTCAATTGAATCATCTTTTGTCGAAAAACTAATTTGTATAACTaggataaaaaataaattatatgttATATATGCAAATTGTAGAATCATCTCAACATTAGGGAAGCTTATGGTCTAATGACAAAGATGACTCAAAAAGCACGTGCTACATGGTTTTTTCTTTACAAAAAATTAAAGTTCTGATGCTGTCACTGCGTGATACGTGCATAGTATGCTCTAAATCCCGTGATACTAATTAAAGGTGAACTAACAACACTTGTATCAACAATACATGCATTAATTAAGGCATGTaaaatgaaggaaaaaaaggTTCTTGCTATTAGATTGCTATGGAGACGACCATGAAAAGAAGAATGTCACGAACAAAATCTGACACCCAGACTATAATTAACATGACACCCAACGAGTCACTACTCCTTTGGCGAAGCCTTTAAGTTAGAGCATGTTGAAATCATAAAAAAGATATATAAGAGAAAGTACTACTAAAACTGTCTCAATATAATCAGGTGCGGAAACGTAAAACAAAGTAACGAAAGTCAACTCATACACCCCAATAAGATGCTAAGTCATGGAGCAGTACAATCAAAGTACAAACTAATTTGGGATGCAACTAGATAAAAAGAAAATAGACTAAAAGTAAATGATAGAAGCTGAAGTCGCCTCCACGGTCTAGTCGTGGGTCACCTCAACTGGATCGTACTGATTGCTAGCTGGAGTCACTGATCAACAACTGGATCCCGGCCGCCTAATGCACCTGCGCACACAACAGCAATTATGAGTCTAAAAGAGCCAGCAAGATTATTGACTCACTCTCCCAGCCTACCCCTAGGACAAGTCGTTAGAAATCACGGAAAATTCATACAAACACTTCATCAAACAGTACAAGTACAAATATGAAATCTAAATAAAGCAATTGAACTAAATCATGAATACATataatgaaaataaacataagcACTACTGATCTGAGATGGTGTCATGAGACATCGCTCAAGCTCAATTCGACTAAGGTGCATTAAGTACGTTCACTCAAGCTCAATCTCCTATGGTGCCATGAGTACGCTCACTCAAGCTCAAAAGAGGAGATAAATTATTTCAAATAATCAAATCCATTCGAGCTTTGCCGAAGATTCAAAATCACACATATTGATTACTTCTCCATTAATCGGCCATGCATGGGAAACCCCAACAAAATTCCATTATTCTCACCTTTTGCTGCCATAGTGTTCCACATCTCTTGCTTTACTGTGGCCAATGTGGAACTCATTTCTTGATGATAATGCATTCCCATTTCTGCACTCACATTTAACCCCAATATTTCTTCATTTTGAACATGCCCCATGTTTCCATTATTATCAATACCATAACTCAAGTTATGGTGGATTAATCCACTCGGGGATTCAAGAAATCCACCCCTTTGTGCACCATGAGCATCATAATGAACGTTATTACACATCATtgacatatcatttacatatgaAAGTGTTGTAAATGAAGACAGTGGATAACTAGGCCTGTTGGTCATGGAGTACTGATCATGATCTTGGCTTGATCTCTTTAAGGATGAATTTTTGTTTTTTCTACAGCCTCCACCAACTGGAATGTTTCTCAGTGTACCACCTTTAGTCCAGTACCTTTTGCAAGATTTGCAAAAGTATCTGGGCTGAGAGAGACTATAGTTGTTATAGTAACAGAATTTGGTGTTGGCAGAGCCACATCTTGGACATTTTTGTGCTTGCTCTATAGGCCTTGGTTTCTTTTCTTGCTCCACCTTTGTgcaaaccaacatactactttCTAGTGGTTGGGATGACATTTCCTGAAGACTAAACTGAAAAGGGTGATTGGACATTGGCTTATATCACTAGTAGTGAACAAAAGAGAAAATAATATGAAAAGAAATATATAATGTTGTGTTGTTAATTGCGTCGAAGCAAACTGAACTTGCTAAGAAAAGGATAAGAACTCATGCAAATGGTAAGGAAACTTGATGCCTCTCTCTCAACCTCATGTGCCatttatatatagaaaaaaaagtAGAAATAGAGAAGGGAGAAAGGAACAGAATGGTGGGGTACCGTAGGGGGTTGCTTCAATAATTATGTGCAGTGTATGAATTTTGGGTGAGAAACAAAGAGAGAGAATGGTGTAAAACTAGTAAATACTAAATAGTCACTCCACTATTTTAGAAGTTTTATGTTTAAGCACTCCTTTTATATGGAAAAAGTTTTGGATAAAAATAGAATTTGGAAGTTTTGACAATTGGAACCTCAGCATAGTCTGGAGTTCGAAAATCTCCAACAAGTTAAATAATCAAGCACCGTATGTCGGAGTTCGAAATTCTTAAATGTGAAACTCCAGCACACTGTGCTAGGTTCCAACTCTTCCATATTTTTTGCCAGGGTTATTTTTGTTTAGACATTATTTGCAGATTAAAAAGCGACTATTTTCAAATAACATTTGAAATGGTGGCTAAACTTGATTATCGGCTCAAAAGCTGGCCATTTCACCTAATTTTTACATGGGAATATGGGTATCTAGGTGTCTTTGCACACAGAGAAAGTTGATCTGGTCGTTTTAATTTGGCTAAATACATGAACGGGAACCGATCCGGGTTTTTACACTTTGATACTAGAATTTTGACTTGTTTCTATTGAACACTTATATTATTCAAAAAGTTTATATCTAGCTCAAGTTTATAAAGAGAAAATCTACTGCAATCCGAACCGACAAAATTGCactgtttgtccttcaaatgggccggtctttagtttttgcccttcaaaattgaacttttgcctagCTAGTGTGGCATAAGTTCTTAAGGGCGCGGGGCATAACCcgtgaaatattatgatgtgaaaatataaatttatgcttCACGAAGAACTTTATTgccttgagggacaaaaatttataagaccaacacaaaatagggccAAAAGTGGAAATGACCCGATTAAGTGCACCGATGGACTGAGACCCGAACTGCCAACTGGGCCGGTCTCCAAGCCGAAAAATAATATCCAACCCCAACCCCCCGCCTCCCGCCCCCCAAACCCAACCCCCTTTCCCGTTAAGTCTGGGTCGTTCTGAGTTTTTATCGGGCCGAATAGGGCTGCAACCGGGGTTAGCCCGGCCCTTTATACATCCTTGTCTGGAATTCGGATTATTAGCCCCTGGTATCATACCAATATTCCAAGTACAAGAGCATTGTTTATGCGGTTGGCAAATGATTGTAGTATAAGTCCATGCTACCATTTGTAGGCTAACTGGCGAAGAGAAAATACTTTGTGAAACACCGTACAATAATGTGATTAAAAATTTTGACCTTAAATAAGAGATTttgtttataagttttattttaaaacttTTCGATAGGAGAGGTTATACTCCTTCCGTCGTGAATCTATCTGATGTAAATCTGAAATAATTGAGATAATTATTGTAccagttaattaaaaaaaaaatagtttgcaTGTGAAGCAACAGTGTAATTTATCATGATGATAGTGTACTCATAATATCACTACAAAATTCATGTTTCCATCATTTTTAATCCTTTCATGCCGCATTTCCATTTTAGTCACGAACAAAAAAGTTTACTCTTGTGGGCAAGTTTTTTGCTTGAAGAAAAGAAATGATACAAATATAGTAAGTTCATACACATAGGCCATAGCTTAGACATTCATGATATTAGAGGGTTTGCTCATACACACTCTT
The sequence above is a segment of the Lycium barbarum isolate Lr01 chromosome 6, ASM1917538v2, whole genome shotgun sequence genome. Coding sequences within it:
- the LOC132643815 gene encoding dof zinc finger protein DOF3.1-like — encoded protein: MSNHPFQFSLQEMSSQPLESSMLVCTKVEQEKKPRPIEQAQKCPRCGSANTKFCYYNNYSLSQPRYFCKSCKRYWTKGGTLRNIPVGGGCRKNKNSSLKRSSQDHDQYSMTNRPSYPLSSFTTLSYVNDMSMMCNNVHYDAHGAQRGGFLESPSGLIHHNLSYGIDNNGNMGHVQNEEILGLNVSAEMGMHYHQEMSSTLATVKQEMWNTMAAKGALGGRDPVVDQ